One window from the genome of Bradyrhizobium xenonodulans encodes:
- a CDS encoding DNA-3-methyladenine glycosylase I, producing the protein MSRAPRLHPDGKTRCPWPGEDPLYVAYHDTEWGVPEYDDRALYEKLILDGFQAGLSWITILRKRDNFRKAFDDFQPEKIARYNDKKVHALMNDAGIVRNKAKIDGAILSAKSYLDIMEKGPGFSKLLWDFMDGKPRVNHFKTTASVPASTPLSAQISKDLSSRGFKFVGPTIVYAFMEATGMVNDHLVDCHCHASCGKTQRKLRLKAK; encoded by the coding sequence ATGAGCCGTGCTCCCCGCCTGCATCCCGACGGAAAGACCCGCTGCCCCTGGCCCGGCGAAGATCCGCTCTATGTCGCCTATCACGACACCGAATGGGGCGTGCCTGAGTATGACGACCGCGCGCTGTACGAAAAGCTGATCCTCGACGGCTTCCAGGCCGGCCTGTCCTGGATCACGATCCTGCGCAAGCGCGACAATTTCCGCAAAGCCTTCGACGATTTCCAGCCGGAGAAGATCGCGCGCTACAACGACAAGAAAGTCCACGCGCTGATGAACGATGCCGGCATCGTGCGCAACAAGGCCAAGATCGACGGCGCGATCCTGAGCGCGAAGTCGTATCTCGATATCATGGAGAAGGGCCCGGGCTTCTCGAAGCTGCTGTGGGACTTCATGGACGGAAAGCCCAGGGTCAACCATTTCAAGACCACCGCGAGCGTGCCCGCCTCGACGCCCTTGTCGGCGCAGATCTCCAAGGATCTGTCGTCACGCGGCTTCAAGTTCGTCGGCCCGACCATCGTCTATGCCTTCATGGAGGCGACCGGCATGGTCAACGACCATCTCGTCGACTGCCATTGCCACGCGAGCTGCGGCAAGACGCAGCGCAAGCTGCGTCTCAAGGCCAAATGA
- a CDS encoding methyl-accepting chemotaxis protein, with the protein MSKLSIVFKLLTVLSILVLSLAGVGVTAIGTMQNINSHTVEIAESWLPSVRALGSLRADINELRVALRLHLMQETIEGKDAAEKRLASLRDRIEKTRKVYEPLITAAEERSLYEQWTKAWAEYLNGVQDVMALSRKSVGKFPADANELLQTKVAKMAQAADPLLQKGIEMNNRGAEIETKQAADSYAMIFRVLVGIIVLSVVIAIGAAYYLVRDVSRGIASIIRPMQSLGEGDLSAEVPHRGEKTEIGSMADALQIFKEALIAKKAADEAAAADAEAKIERGRRVDAITRKFEAMIGEVVGTVSSASTELEASASTLTNTAQRGQELATVVAAASEEASTNVQAVASASEELSSSITEISRRVQDSARMAAEAVEQATRTNDRVNALSQAASRIGDVVELINTIAGQTNLLALNATIEAARAGEAGRGFAVVASEVKALAEQTAKATGEIGAQVAGIQAATQESVSAIQEIGGTIERLSEVSAAIAAAVEEQGAATQEISRNVQQASVGTQEVSSNITDVQRGAIETGEASTEVLSAAKSLATDSTRLKVEVAQFLDSVRAA; encoded by the coding sequence ATGTCGAAGTTGTCGATCGTCTTCAAGCTTCTGACCGTGTTGTCGATCCTCGTGCTGTCGCTCGCAGGCGTCGGCGTGACGGCAATCGGCACCATGCAGAACATCAATTCTCACACCGTCGAGATCGCGGAGAGCTGGCTGCCGAGCGTGCGTGCGCTCGGTTCGCTGCGTGCCGATATCAACGAGCTGCGCGTCGCGCTGCGCCTGCACCTGATGCAGGAAACCATCGAAGGCAAGGACGCGGCCGAGAAGCGCCTGGCATCGCTGCGCGACCGCATCGAGAAGACCCGCAAGGTCTACGAGCCGCTGATCACCGCTGCCGAGGAGCGGTCGCTCTACGAGCAATGGACCAAGGCGTGGGCCGAGTATCTGAACGGCGTGCAGGACGTGATGGCGCTGTCGCGCAAAAGCGTCGGCAAATTCCCGGCCGATGCCAACGAATTGTTGCAGACCAAGGTCGCGAAGATGGCCCAGGCGGCCGATCCGCTGCTCCAGAAGGGCATCGAGATGAACAATCGCGGCGCTGAAATCGAGACCAAGCAGGCGGCCGACAGCTATGCCATGATCTTCCGCGTGCTGGTCGGCATCATCGTGCTTTCGGTCGTGATCGCGATCGGCGCCGCCTACTATCTCGTGCGCGACGTTTCCCGCGGCATTGCCTCGATCATCCGCCCGATGCAGTCGCTCGGCGAGGGTGACCTTTCGGCCGAGGTGCCGCATCGCGGCGAGAAGACCGAGATCGGTTCGATGGCCGATGCGCTCCAGATCTTCAAGGAAGCGCTGATCGCCAAGAAGGCCGCCGACGAAGCCGCTGCGGCCGACGCCGAGGCCAAGATCGAGCGCGGTCGCCGCGTCGATGCCATCACCCGCAAGTTCGAAGCCATGATCGGCGAGGTCGTCGGGACCGTGTCGTCGGCCTCGACCGAGCTCGAAGCGTCGGCGTCGACGCTGACCAATACGGCGCAGCGCGGTCAGGAGCTCGCGACCGTCGTTGCCGCAGCCTCCGAGGAAGCCTCCACCAACGTGCAGGCGGTTGCGTCCGCCTCGGAGGAGCTGTCGTCCTCGATCACCGAGATCAGCCGTCGCGTGCAGGATTCCGCACGGATGGCCGCCGAGGCTGTCGAGCAGGCCACGCGGACCAATGACCGCGTCAACGCGCTGTCGCAGGCGGCGTCCCGCATCGGCGACGTCGTCGAGCTCATCAACACCATCGCCGGCCAGACCAATTTGCTGGCGCTGAACGCCACCATCGAGGCGGCGCGCGCCGGTGAAGCCGGCCGCGGCTTCGCGGTGGTCGCCTCCGAGGTCAAGGCGTTGGCCGAGCAGACTGCGAAAGCAACCGGCGAGATCGGGGCGCAGGTCGCGGGCATCCAGGCCGCGACGCAGGAATCCGTCAGCGCCATCCAGGAGATCGGCGGCACCATCGAGCGGCTGTCCGAAGTGTCGGCGGCGATCGCGGCTGCCGTCGAGGAACAGGGCGCGGCCACGCAGGAGATCTCGCGCAACGTGCAGCAGGCTTCGGTCGGCACGCAGGAGGTCTCGTCGAACATCACCGACGTGCAGCGCGGTGCGATCGAGACCGGCGAGGCCTCGACCGAGGTCCTGTCGGCGGCGAAATCGCTCGCGACCGACAGCACCCGCCTCAAGGTCGAGGTCGCGCAGTTCCTGGACTCGGTCCGCGCGGCCTGA
- a CDS encoding NUDIX hydrolase translates to MSDKLLTPIEIGLTAAIVAIEDHEPLILTARGSDGLAGLPFGPFDALSHRTFEIGLRAWVEEQAGLRLGYVEQLYTFGDRGRHAEADDTGAHMVSIGYLALTRAVDGELAATGASFEPWYRFLPWEDRREEPPAIIARDIIPALADWAEQETPETTRALPRKDRVRFYFGLDGAPWDEERVLDRYELLYEAGLIEEARRDGRPAALARKALPALGTSMRFDHRRILATAIARLRAKLKYRPVVFELLPAEFTLTELQYTVEAISGRHLHKQNFRRLVETEALVEPTGVMSTQTGGRPAALYRFRRDVLQERPAPGLRVRSRR, encoded by the coding sequence ATGAGCGACAAGCTGCTGACGCCGATCGAGATCGGCCTGACCGCGGCGATCGTCGCGATCGAGGATCATGAGCCGCTGATCCTCACCGCGCGCGGCAGCGACGGGCTGGCCGGCCTGCCGTTCGGCCCGTTCGATGCGCTCAGCCATCGCACCTTCGAGATCGGCCTGCGCGCCTGGGTCGAGGAACAGGCCGGCCTGCGGCTCGGCTATGTCGAGCAGCTCTACACCTTTGGCGATCGCGGCCGACATGCCGAGGCCGACGACACCGGCGCGCACATGGTGTCGATCGGCTATCTCGCACTGACGCGCGCCGTCGATGGCGAACTCGCAGCGACCGGTGCGAGCTTCGAGCCATGGTATCGCTTCCTGCCCTGGGAAGATCGGCGTGAGGAGCCGCCCGCGATCATCGCCCGCGACATCATCCCCGCGTTGGCCGATTGGGCCGAGCAGGAGACGCCGGAGACCACGCGCGCATTGCCGCGAAAGGATCGCGTGCGGTTCTATTTCGGCCTCGACGGTGCGCCCTGGGACGAGGAGCGCGTGCTTGACCGCTACGAGTTGCTCTACGAGGCCGGGCTGATCGAGGAGGCCCGGCGCGACGGCCGGCCTGCGGCATTGGCGCGCAAGGCGCTGCCCGCGCTCGGCACCTCCATGCGCTTCGACCACCGGCGGATCCTTGCCACCGCGATCGCGCGGCTACGCGCGAAACTGAAGTATCGTCCTGTGGTGTTTGAACTTTTGCCCGCCGAATTCACACTCACCGAATTGCAGTATACGGTGGAGGCGATCTCCGGCCGGCACCTGCACAAACAGAATTTCCGCCGCCTGGTCGAAACCGAAGCCCTGGTCGAACCGACCGGGGTGATGTCGACACAGACGGGCGGACGGCCGGCGGCGCTCTACCGCTTCCGCCGCGACGTGCTCCAGGAACGACCCGCGCCGGGCTTGCGCGTTCGCTCCCGGCGCTAG
- a CDS encoding methyl-accepting chemotaxis protein, producing the protein MSGPSIRLTHKVMAIGLFGLLGLVAFGAIYEIGSLSQDASRSVANRARAIADLNKQLSIEMLEARRNEKNFQQRRNESYAKAHAELIGPINRDFDEVERLMVAGGMSALADRMKQAQEGFKRYASDFGALVAAETRLGLNEKLGLSGSLRGAVHDIESKLKEIDDPRSTTWMLMMRRHEKDFMLRRDPKYIAEVKKAGVEFSNAIEVVAVPEAVMNDITAKLRKYQSEFAAWAEAAQQIAALDAAMMRTFRDIEPVMVEVRTAVDAMYGQADAAEAATRDAVRFRMMAAFGITVVVLSVVGFLLGRSISKALSGMVGAMTRLARGELSISIPGVGRRDEIGEMAGAVEVFRANMTEAERLRAEQAEADAHGRERRKADMQRLADGFEGAVGEIIDTVSSAATELEASSNTLTLAAERGNGLAGAVAAASEEASANVQSVSSASEEMTTSISEISRQVQESARVADVAVEQAQRTNARVAELTKAAGRIGDVVELINTIASQTNLLALNATIEAARAGEAGKGFAVVATEVKALAEQTAKATGEISQHIAAIQTATQDSVGAIKEIGDTIARMSEISSTIAAAVEEQGAATQEISRNIQHAAHGTSEVSANIGDVQRGAGETGAASAQVHSAAQSLSRESTRLKSEVARFLESVRAA; encoded by the coding sequence ATGAGCGGCCCTTCCATTCGCCTCACTCACAAGGTCATGGCGATCGGACTGTTCGGACTGTTGGGTCTCGTCGCCTTCGGCGCGATCTACGAGATCGGCAGCCTTTCACAGGACGCCTCCCGCAGCGTAGCCAACCGGGCGCGTGCGATCGCCGACCTCAACAAGCAGCTGTCGATCGAGATGCTGGAGGCCCGGCGCAACGAGAAGAATTTCCAGCAGCGCCGCAACGAAAGCTACGCCAAGGCGCATGCCGAGCTGATCGGGCCGATCAACCGCGATTTCGACGAGGTGGAGCGGCTGATGGTGGCGGGCGGCATGAGCGCGCTGGCTGACAGGATGAAGCAGGCCCAGGAGGGCTTCAAGCGCTACGCGTCGGATTTCGGCGCATTGGTGGCGGCCGAAACCAGGCTCGGGTTGAATGAGAAGCTCGGGCTGTCCGGCTCGCTCCGCGGCGCCGTGCACGACATCGAATCCAAGCTGAAGGAGATCGACGATCCCAGATCGACGACCTGGATGCTGATGATGCGCCGGCACGAGAAGGACTTCATGCTGCGGCGCGATCCAAAATACATAGCCGAGGTGAAGAAGGCGGGGGTGGAATTCTCCAATGCGATCGAGGTCGTCGCAGTCCCGGAGGCGGTGATGAACGACATCACGGCCAAGCTCCGGAAATACCAGTCCGAGTTCGCGGCCTGGGCCGAGGCCGCACAGCAGATTGCGGCTCTCGACGCTGCCATGATGCGGACGTTCCGCGACATCGAGCCTGTGATGGTCGAGGTGCGGACCGCCGTCGACGCGATGTATGGGCAGGCCGACGCTGCGGAAGCTGCAACGCGCGACGCCGTCCGCTTCCGGATGATGGCTGCCTTCGGCATCACCGTCGTTGTGCTCTCGGTGGTCGGCTTTCTCCTCGGGCGTTCGATCTCGAAGGCGCTGTCCGGCATGGTGGGTGCGATGACGCGGCTCGCGCGCGGCGAGCTCTCGATCTCCATTCCCGGCGTCGGACGTAGGGACGAGATCGGCGAGATGGCCGGTGCGGTCGAGGTGTTCAGGGCCAACATGACCGAGGCCGAGCGGCTGCGCGCGGAGCAGGCTGAGGCGGACGCGCACGGGCGCGAACGGCGCAAGGCCGACATGCAGCGCCTCGCCGACGGCTTTGAAGGTGCGGTCGGCGAGATCATCGACACCGTCTCGTCGGCGGCAACCGAGCTCGAGGCGTCCTCCAACACGCTGACGCTGGCCGCCGAGCGCGGCAACGGGCTCGCCGGCGCGGTGGCGGCGGCCTCGGAGGAGGCGTCCGCGAACGTGCAGTCGGTGTCGTCCGCGAGCGAGGAGATGACGACGTCGATCTCCGAGATCAGCCGCCAGGTGCAGGAATCGGCGCGCGTCGCCGACGTCGCGGTGGAGCAGGCCCAGCGCACCAATGCGCGCGTTGCCGAACTGACCAAGGCGGCGGGCCGCATCGGCGACGTCGTCGAGCTGATCAACACCATCGCCAGCCAGACCAATCTGCTGGCGCTGAATGCCACGATCGAGGCGGCACGGGCGGGCGAGGCCGGCAAGGGCTTTGCGGTGGTTGCAACCGAAGTGAAGGCACTCGCCGAGCAGACCGCGAAGGCGACGGGAGAGATCAGCCAGCACATCGCCGCGATCCAGACGGCGACGCAGGACTCGGTCGGCGCGATCAAGGAGATCGGCGACACCATCGCGCGGATGTCGGAGATTTCATCGACCATCGCGGCGGCGGTGGAAGAGCAGGGCGCCGCGACCCAGGAAATCTCGCGCAACATCCAGCACGCCGCGCACGGTACCTCGGAGGTCTCCGCCAACATCGGCGACGTCCAGCGCGGCGCCGGCGAGACCGGGGCCGCCTCGGCGCAGGTGCATTCGGCCGCGCAATCGCTGTCGCGGGAAAGCACCCGGCTGAAGAGCGAGGTCGCGCGCTTTCTGGAGTCGGTGCGGGCGGCCTGA
- a CDS encoding tyrosine phosphatase family protein: MIHVCSLAALPETVRLTGASHVLTVMANVEQVARPVSVLPANHLKVSMDDITEEMDGFVAPSETHIDQVLNFVRGWDRSAPLVVHCYAGISRSTASAFAAVCALNPDRDEFEIARKIRAASPIASPNRRIVGLADRALGRNGRMLRALDEMGPGAMMVEGRPFVIELE, from the coding sequence ATGATCCACGTCTGTTCCCTCGCAGCCCTTCCCGAAACCGTCCGCCTCACCGGGGCCAGCCATGTGCTGACCGTGATGGCCAATGTCGAGCAGGTGGCGCGGCCGGTGTCCGTGCTGCCGGCCAACCATCTCAAGGTGTCGATGGACGACATCACCGAAGAGATGGACGGTTTCGTCGCGCCCTCCGAAACGCATATCGACCAGGTGCTGAATTTCGTGCGCGGCTGGGACCGCAGCGCACCGCTGGTGGTGCATTGCTATGCCGGCATCAGCCGTTCGACCGCAAGCGCGTTCGCGGCCGTATGCGCGCTCAATCCGGATCGCGACGAGTTCGAGATCGCCAGGAAGATCCGCGCCGCCTCTCCCATCGCTTCGCCGAACCGGCGCATCGTCGGTCTCGCCGACCGCGCGCTCGGGCGCAACGGCCGCATGCTGCGCGCGCTCGACGAGATGGGCCCGGGTGCGATGATGGTCGAGGGGCGTCCTTTCGTGATCGAGCTCGAATGA
- a CDS encoding methyl-accepting chemotaxis protein has product MLSLVQNLRIGTKLAIASAFGIVLVLAMIASQLVGNGTVRRSSQAASEQQELARDAIESKLAARGMQLAARDIRLANNTADLQKAGDALVERSGDLVKIADAMLKVSHVPENRTRIEKLKSLAADYLKGAQQLASVRGAALAVTGEDAAARIAKFTEEGARLAREVTLPVAREMDQVANQVADVARHRSEEEIAISVQEMASSERVGMVVGAFAAFVLAGSWLMSFLTIARPIRALTVAMEKLAGGDFSVVLPGLGRKDEVGGVAAAVEKFKVVSEQKAREEAEVKNRQDQLAAAQRKAEMRKLADGFEAAIGEIVDTVSSAATELEASASTLTSTAERGQELTTMVAAASEEASTNVQSVASATEELSSSITEISRQVQQSARVANEAVGQARVTTERMSELSAAATRIGDVVELINTIAGQTNLLALNATIEAARAGEAGRGFAVVASEVKALAEQTAKATGEIGQQISGIQAATKESVGAISTISDTIEKLSEISSTIAAAVEEQGAATQEISRNVQQAAEGTHQVSSNITDVQRGASETGSASSQVLAAAQSLSGDSNRLKLEVGKFLGTVRAA; this is encoded by the coding sequence ATGTTGAGCCTCGTTCAGAATTTGCGGATCGGAACCAAGCTGGCGATCGCGTCGGCGTTCGGCATCGTCCTGGTCCTCGCCATGATTGCAAGTCAGCTGGTCGGAAACGGCACCGTGCGCCGGTCCAGCCAGGCGGCGTCCGAGCAGCAGGAATTGGCGCGCGACGCAATTGAATCCAAGCTCGCGGCGCGCGGCATGCAGCTTGCCGCGCGCGACATCCGCCTGGCCAACAACACAGCTGACTTGCAGAAAGCGGGCGACGCGCTGGTCGAACGCTCCGGTGACTTGGTGAAGATTGCCGACGCAATGCTCAAGGTCTCGCACGTGCCGGAAAATCGGACGAGGATAGAGAAACTCAAGAGTCTCGCGGCCGACTATCTCAAGGGCGCACAGCAGCTCGCATCCGTGCGCGGCGCAGCTCTGGCCGTCACGGGCGAGGATGCCGCTGCTCGTATCGCCAAGTTCACCGAAGAGGGAGCGCGTCTCGCCCGCGAGGTCACGCTGCCGGTCGCGCGTGAGATGGACCAGGTCGCCAATCAGGTTGCTGATGTGGCCAGGCACAGGAGCGAGGAAGAAATCGCCATCTCCGTTCAGGAGATGGCATCGAGCGAGCGTGTCGGAATGGTGGTCGGTGCGTTCGCCGCATTCGTCCTCGCCGGCTCCTGGCTGATGTCGTTCCTGACCATCGCGCGGCCGATCCGCGCGCTCACGGTGGCGATGGAAAAGCTCGCCGGCGGCGACTTTTCCGTGGTTCTGCCCGGGCTCGGCCGCAAGGACGAGGTCGGCGGCGTCGCTGCGGCGGTCGAGAAATTCAAGGTCGTGTCCGAGCAGAAGGCGCGCGAGGAGGCGGAGGTCAAGAACAGGCAGGATCAGCTTGCCGCTGCGCAGCGCAAGGCCGAGATGCGAAAGCTGGCCGACGGCTTCGAAGCCGCGATCGGTGAGATCGTCGATACCGTGTCATCGGCGGCGACCGAGCTGGAAGCTTCGGCGTCGACGCTTACATCGACTGCGGAGCGCGGGCAGGAGCTCACGACCATGGTTGCGGCCGCCTCCGAAGAGGCGTCCACCAATGTCCAGTCGGTGGCGTCCGCGACCGAGGAGCTATCCTCGTCGATCACCGAGATCAGCCGCCAGGTGCAGCAGTCGGCGCGTGTCGCCAACGAGGCGGTCGGCCAGGCGCGCGTCACGACCGAGCGCATGAGCGAACTCTCGGCAGCGGCAACGCGGATCGGCGACGTGGTCGAGCTGATCAACACCATCGCGGGCCAGACCAACCTTCTCGCACTCAACGCCACGATCGAGGCCGCGCGCGCCGGCGAGGCCGGTCGCGGCTTCGCCGTCGTCGCCTCCGAGGTCAAGGCGCTGGCCGAGCAGACGGCGAAGGCGACCGGCGAGATCGGCCAGCAGATCTCCGGCATTCAGGCGGCGACCAAGGAATCGGTGGGTGCCATTAGCACCATCAGCGATACCATCGAAAAGCTGTCGGAGATTTCTTCCACCATCGCCGCCGCCGTCGAGGAGCAGGGCGCAGCGACGCAGGAGATCTCCCGCAACGTGCAGCAGGCGGCGGAGGGCACCCATCAGGTGTCGTCCAACATCACCGACGTGCAGCGCGGCGCCAGCGAGACCGGCTCGGCGTCCTCGCAGGTGTTGGCCGCGGCGCAGTCGCTGTCCGGCGACAGCAACCGCCTCAAGCTCGAGGTTGGCAAATTCCTCGGTACCGTGCGCGCCGCCTGA
- a CDS encoding HD family hydrolase, with product MTAKKTARDAASRAWQRMLSGRRLDLLDPSPLDIEIADIAHGLARVARWNGQTIGAHIFSVAQHTLLVETVMRHEMPRVDQRMRLAALLHDAPEYVIGDMISPFKAVLDGHYKAVEKRLLGAIHIRFGLPPVLSDEITQAIKAADRGAAYLEATELAGFSESEAKRLFGKDPGLSDSVRRDYLTPWTAARAEKQFLERFGAVFA from the coding sequence ATGACTGCGAAGAAAACGGCACGCGATGCGGCCTCCCGCGCCTGGCAGCGCATGCTGTCGGGCCGGCGGCTCGATCTGCTCGATCCCTCCCCGCTCGATATCGAGATCGCCGACATCGCCCATGGGCTAGCGCGCGTGGCGCGCTGGAACGGACAGACCATTGGCGCGCACATCTTCTCGGTCGCGCAGCACACGCTGCTGGTGGAAACGGTGATGCGGCACGAGATGCCGCGCGTCGACCAGCGCATGCGGCTCGCCGCGCTGCTGCACGATGCGCCCGAATATGTGATCGGCGACATGATCTCGCCGTTCAAGGCGGTGCTCGACGGCCACTACAAGGCGGTCGAGAAGCGCCTGCTCGGCGCCATCCACATCCGCTTCGGCCTGCCGCCGGTGCTCTCCGACGAGATCACGCAGGCCATCAAGGCCGCCGATCGCGGCGCGGCTTACCTTGAGGCAACCGAGCTCGCCGGCTTCAGCGAAAGCGAGGCGAAGCGCCTGTTCGGCAAGGACCCCGGCCTCTCCGACAGCGTCCGGCGCGATTATCTGACGCCCTGGACAGCGGCGCGGGCCGAGAAGCAGTTTCTCGAACGGTTTGGCGCCGTGTTTGCGTAG
- a CDS encoding DUF2339 domain-containing protein, whose protein sequence is MFDGPFDVFALIIAIIAFLIAIKASNQAADLRRKLNTLEEMFHAQRRVQPPPLLPAQLQAEAPATAPAEPPPLAPEATPVPPPLVTEEASPPPLAASIAADAPPPLPAPAADLREPGFEERLGTRWVVWIGGLALALGGFFMVRYSIEAGLVGPGVRVFLGGLFAAALLGAGEWSRRKESISNIQALPIANIPAILTAAGTAVAFATIYAAYALYGFLVPATAFVLLGIVAMGTLAAALLHGPALAGLGVVGAFVTPILVSSGKPDYWALYIYLAIVTAASFGLARIRLWRWLAVTTIAFAVLWVFPGLDTEAIQVAPHAFHVIAGFVLAALLVVCGFMFGPTIEDGEIEPVSSSALGAYLFGAMLIVLSSAHADLALIAFTLLVGGTLLVAWRAPAATGALGAAAATVFIVFAEWAVSANPDMLVLPGGPMPGVGPVATDSSVTLHLVLAAIFALGFGIAGFLAQGRSNSTVIPVVWSAAAVVTPIAILVALYARIAHLDRSIPFAILAVLLAAAFGVATEALTRRETRPGVATSTALFATGTLGALALALTFALEKGWLTIALALMSLGTAWISLQRPIPVLRRLSAIFAAIVTARIGYDPRIVGEAVGTTPIFNWLLWGYGLPAASFWGASIFLRRRADDPPLRVVEAAAILFTALLAFMEIRHLATGGRMTSPPSLLEFALQVCVTLAMAIGLERLRLRSRSIVHNVGAVALTAIAGLISVFGLLILENPWLLSSVNVGGLVFNLLLLGYALPAVLMLLLSYAVAGHRPVAYANTIAGGALVFALTYLTLEIRHFYHGPVLLYGATTGAEQYTYSIGWLGFGVVLLGVGILVNSERARLASAAVIALTILKAFVIDMSTLTGVYRALSFMCLGIVLVAIGWLYQRILFRRQVTPPPAPQTGG, encoded by the coding sequence ATGTTCGACGGCCCGTTTGACGTCTTTGCGTTGATCATTGCGATCATCGCCTTCCTGATCGCGATCAAGGCTTCCAACCAGGCGGCCGATCTGCGCCGCAAGCTGAACACGCTCGAAGAGATGTTTCACGCACAGCGGCGGGTGCAGCCGCCGCCGCTGCTGCCCGCGCAACTGCAGGCTGAAGCGCCCGCAACAGCTCCCGCAGAACCGCCGCCGCTCGCGCCCGAGGCCACGCCAGTGCCGCCTCCGCTCGTCACCGAAGAAGCGTCGCCGCCCCCGCTCGCAGCGAGCATCGCGGCCGATGCGCCGCCGCCGCTGCCCGCACCGGCAGCTGATTTAAGAGAGCCCGGCTTCGAGGAGCGGCTCGGCACCCGCTGGGTGGTGTGGATCGGCGGCCTTGCGCTCGCGCTCGGCGGCTTCTTCATGGTGCGCTATTCGATCGAGGCCGGCCTCGTCGGCCCCGGCGTGCGCGTGTTCCTCGGCGGCCTGTTCGCAGCCGCGCTGCTGGGGGCCGGCGAATGGTCGCGGCGCAAGGAAAGCATCTCCAACATCCAGGCGCTGCCGATCGCCAACATCCCCGCGATCCTCACCGCGGCCGGCACGGCCGTGGCGTTCGCGACCATCTACGCGGCCTACGCGCTCTACGGCTTCCTCGTGCCTGCCACCGCCTTCGTGCTGCTCGGCATCGTCGCGATGGGCACGCTGGCCGCCGCACTGCTGCACGGCCCCGCACTCGCCGGCCTCGGCGTGGTCGGCGCGTTCGTGACGCCGATCCTCGTCTCCAGCGGCAAGCCGGATTATTGGGCCCTCTACATTTATCTTGCCATCGTCACGGCCGCGAGTTTTGGTCTCGCCCGCATCCGGCTGTGGCGGTGGCTTGCGGTCACCACCATCGCCTTCGCCGTGCTGTGGGTTTTCCCGGGTCTCGATACCGAGGCGATACAGGTCGCGCCGCACGCCTTCCACGTCATCGCGGGCTTCGTGCTGGCCGCGCTGCTCGTCGTCTGCGGCTTCATGTTCGGCCCGACCATCGAGGACGGCGAGATCGAGCCGGTGTCGTCGAGCGCGCTCGGCGCCTATCTGTTCGGCGCCATGCTGATCGTGCTGTCGAGCGCGCATGCGGATCTGGCGCTGATCGCCTTCACGCTTCTGGTCGGTGGGACGCTGCTGGTCGCATGGCGTGCGCCGGCGGCAACCGGCGCACTGGGCGCGGCTGCTGCGACCGTCTTCATCGTGTTCGCCGAATGGGCCGTGAGCGCCAATCCGGATATGCTGGTGTTGCCGGGCGGCCCGATGCCCGGCGTCGGCCCGGTCGCGACCGACAGTTCAGTCACGCTGCATCTGGTGTTGGCCGCGATCTTCGCCCTGGGCTTCGGCATCGCGGGCTTCCTCGCGCAGGGCCGCTCGAATTCGACGGTCATTCCGGTGGTGTGGTCGGCGGCGGCGGTCGTGACCCCGATCGCGATCCTCGTTGCGCTCTACGCGCGCATCGCCCATCTCGACCGCTCGATCCCGTTCGCGATCCTTGCCGTGCTGCTCGCCGCCGCCTTTGGTGTTGCGACCGAAGCGCTCACGCGCCGCGAGACCCGGCCGGGCGTTGCGACGTCCACCGCCCTGTTCGCGACCGGCACGCTCGGCGCACTGGCGCTGGCGCTGACCTTTGCGCTCGAAAAAGGCTGGCTCACCATTGCGCTCGCGCTGATGTCACTCGGCACCGCCTGGATCTCGTTGCAGCGGCCAATCCCGGTCCTGCGCCGTCTCTCGGCCATCTTCGCCGCAATCGTCACTGCGCGCATCGGCTATGATCCGCGCATCGTCGGCGAGGCCGTCGGCACCACGCCGATCTTCAACTGGCTGCTGTGGGGCTACGGGTTGCCGGCCGCCTCGTTCTGGGGAGCGAGCATCTTCCTGCGCCGCCGCGCAGACGACCCGCCGCTGCGCGTCGTCGAGGCCGCCGCGATCCTGTTCACCGCGTTGCTCGCCTTCATGGAAATCCGGCACCTTGCGACCGGCGGCCGCATGACGTCGCCGCCCTCGCTGCTCGAATTCGCCCTGCAAGTCTGCGTCACGCTCGCGATGGCAATCGGGCTGGAGCGGCTGCGGCTGCGCAGCCGCAGCATCGTGCACAATGTCGGCGCGGTCGCGCTCACCGCGATTGCCGGGCTGATCAGCGTGTTCGGCCTCCTGATCCTGGAGAACCCGTGGCTGCTCTCCAGCGTCAATGTCGGCGGTCTCGTGTTCAACCTGCTGCTGCTCGGCTACGCTCTCCCGGCCGTGCTGATGCTGCTGCTGTCCTATGCGGTGGCCGGACATCGCCCCGTCGCCTACGCGAATACGATCGCCGGCGGTGCACTGGTGTTCGCGCTCACCTATTTGACGCTGGAGATCCGCCACTTCTATCACGGCCCGGTCCTGCTCTACGGCGCCACCACGGGCGCGGAGCAATACACCTATTCGATCGGCTGGCTCGGCTTCGGCGTCGTGCTGCTCGGCGTCGGCATCCTCGTCAATTCCGAGCGGGCACGGCTGGCGTCGGCCGCGGTGATCGCGCTGACGATCCTGAAGGCCTTCGTGATCGACATGTCGACGCTGACAGGCGTCTACCGCGCACTGTCCTTCATGTGCCTCGGCATCGTGCTGGTCGCGATCGGCTGGCTCTACCAGCGCATCCTGTTCCGGCGGCAGGTTACGCCGCCGCCGGCTCCGCAGACGGGCGGATAA